The stretch of DNA GCGGTTGTTGGTTTCACCGCCAATTAATTTATTGGCTTCCCAGGTTTCTTTAAACTGTACCGACTGGCTTCCTAAAATACGGTCGTCATAATGAGTGCCTTTCAATCCAAGTTGTATGGCATTACCCATGATATGAATGATGCCTCTCATTTTTTCAAATACTTCCGGGGCAGAAATATTTCCCCTGGCCATTTCATAATCAACTGCCAGTTCCCACAGAGCTTTGTTCTTACCGGCATTGTATTCCATCATTTCGTTGCAGGTAATAAAAGGTACTTTCAGATCTTTGCGTGCCATTACCGGTAAAACGGGTTGCAGTTGTTTGATGAATGAAACACCTTCCATCGCCTGCAGCTCTTTACAAATACCCTCATCAAAAAAAGCCTGCGATTTAATTTCAATAAAGGAAATTTTGCCTTTGTGAAATTCTATTTCATCAGATTCAACAGAAGCATTTAAAAAGGCAATGATATTTTCGGGTTTGTCACAATAGATCAATGTTTCAAAATAATCTCCTGCCATGGAAACCGGTACATCATCAATGGCGATCACTTCAATCATACCACCACCGGTGGAGATGGCGGTGAGTTTTCTTGTTTCTTTATTGTTGTGTAAAGTTATTTTATACAGGTTGGGGTGGCCATTGCCAATATCAACAATATTGATGGCAACATTGATGCCGGCTGTTGCCAGGTGTTTTTCAGATTCCGGTAACCGTTCATCATGGGCTTCCCATCCTAAAAAACCACCAAACAACCCCATATCCGATCCCTGGCTTTTGTGTGTGGTTGCCAGTGAGCCGTTGGGGTCAAATTCAACCAGTATGTCTTTGATGTTTTCATCCATTAGATCTCTGCACAGCCGGGCAATGCGTAAAGAGGCAGCACAGTGCGAACTGGAGGGGCCACGCATTACCGGACCGATGACATCGTTGAATATGCTGGGGTATGTACTCATTATGCCTGTTAAGTTACTGAATATTTTTTGGGTCAATTACAGGTTATCCTTCCAGAATTTTTCCATGCTCCGCCGCATATGCAGGGTGGTGTTCTTTCCCTGGCTGATGCCATGGTCACGCATGGGGTACGACAACATGGTAAACAGTTTGTTGTTTTTGATCAGCTCATTCACCAGTATTTCAAAATTCTGGTAATGCACATTGTCGTCACCTGTGCCATGAATGATCATGAGGCTGCCCTCCAGTTTACCGGCATGTGTTAACGGAGAGCCATCCCGGTAACCGGCAACATTATCATTGGGTAAACCCATGTAACGTTCCTGGTAAATATTATCATAAAGGGTTTGTTGGGAAACAAAAGCAACGGCAATAGCGGTTTTATAAACATCGGCATGGCGGAAGATACAGTGCAGCGACATTTGCCCGCCGCCGCTCCAACCCCAGATGCCAATACGTTTCTCATCAACAAAAGAATAGGTAGCCACAATTTTTTTAGCTGCCTTCGCCTGGTCATCGGCAGCCATTAAACCGATCTGCCGGTAAATACTTTTTCTGAAATCGCGGCCACGGGGTACACGGGTGCCACGGTTATCGATGCTTACAACAATATAACCCAGCTGATTGCTCAGGTACTGGTGCCAGAGGTTATCACCGGTGCCCCAGTTGTCCTGCACGGTAGAGCCGGCGGGCTCTCCATACACATGAACCAAAAGCGGGTATTTTTTCTGCGGATCAAAACTGATTGGCTTGATCATCCAGGCGTCCAATACCACCTCCCCGATATCTACTTTAAAAAATTCTTTGCTGCGCAAACCCAGCTCATTCATTTTTGCTTTTAAGGCCGCGTTGTCT from Chitinophagaceae bacterium encodes:
- a CDS encoding L-serine ammonia-lyase, iron-sulfur-dependent, subunit alpha encodes the protein MSTYPSIFNDVIGPVMRGPSSSHCAASLRIARLCRDLMDENIKDILVEFDPNGSLATTHKSQGSDMGLFGGFLGWEAHDERLPESEKHLATAGINVAINIVDIGNGHPNLYKITLHNNKETRKLTAISTGGGMIEVIAIDDVPVSMAGDYFETLIYCDKPENIIAFLNASVESDEIEFHKGKISFIEIKSQAFFDEGICKELQAMEGVSFIKQLQPVLPVMARKDLKVPFITCNEMMEYNAGKNKALWELAVDYEMARGNISAPEVFEKMRGIIHIMGNAIQLGLKGTHYDDRILGSQSVQFKETWEANKLIGGETNNRIIMYVSAMMEVKSSMGVIVAAPTAGSCGALPGALFGTAHSMQLPEDELVKAMLSAGLIGVFIAAHATFAAEVGGCMAETGSGGGMAAAAIVELKGGTLQQSIAAASLALQNSLGIICDPIGNRVEAPCLGRNVMAATNAVSCANMALSDYEHLVPLDEVIETMKAVGDQIHHSLRCTNLGGLSITNAAKKIEAMLEEVPGKFFKSC